CggaattttcaggaaaaaaaaaacaaaaaaatatcaataatcaTGTGACGATTCCAGATGATCAAAATAGCCCCGTTGATCTTCATCGCCAGCCTAACTTCCACGCTGAACGCCACAGCCCTACGATGCGATCTAATCGTAAGTTTCTCCCACTGGTACTTGTCCTCCATTATCACCCCCCAACGACTTCCAGGACCCGCGCGAGAGGGACGCCGATCTCTGCTGGAAGCAGCTGTCCCACGGCGGCTACCCCTCGGTGGCCCAAGTTCTCACCGGAGCCCAGGAAGAAGTGCCCGTGCCCGTGAGCACAAGGAACGCGGAGCTGAGCAGCGCCCTCATGCAACTCTACGGGATGGGAAAGCTGAACGGGAACAAGCGAAATCCGGAATTTTCCAGGGATGTCATGCGATTCATGTCCGACATCAACCAGTACAAGGAGGGCTGATGACGATCTGGATTTTGTCCAACTTGTTTTTTCTCAGTTAGCGTAATTAAGGCAATAAACGGGCTTGCAGCATGAGCGTGTCGATGCTATTTCGGTCCTTTGGCCCTCCAGACCTCACGTGGTCACTCACGTTTCGCTGGGAGCGACCAAATCAGACCTTCCACCTCTCTGAACAACAAGTTCGCATAAAAAAGGGAGACTTCACATCATCGATGTGGCGAAGCCCTGAAATTGCCCTGACAAATTCAGGGAATGAGCTCCTTAATCGAATTTATGCttataaaatttgcatttgcgAACGTTGCCGGATATCTCCTGGAAATAATGTCTGGAACAGGATCGGATATTATTGCAGGGGTAGCCGGGGCCTGGGGGTGTATTTATATAGGGGCTGAGCGAGTTCGGAGGCAGTTTCAGGGCGATATTTAGTCAATTCGCAGTGCGGAACCTGGAACTTGCGgaagttttgaattttcgcGGTAAGCGCTTGTTGTTTCCGAGATATCcgattttttctttgtgaAAAACCGCGTCCTCCGCGGGAAAACCTCGAGGTTTTCCGCTCCGGCCTCCCTCCCGCCATCAGCATGCTTTCCCCGGCCACTTGAGTCACTTCGGCGCTCCCTCTCCGCTTCTAAGAACTAGTCGCCCATGCGCGGGCGCAGACACAGGGTGTCGCGCCAAAAAACGGGCGAAGCCATCACTCAGTTATTTACGAACGGACTTTGCTCGGATGAAAACCGAATGAAACGCTACTTTCCAGACTACAAAGCAGCCGCAAAGTTGATTTTTGTCGACGCAACTTCTTCGCTTCCAGGTGCCAACTTCAAGCCGAACtccacgtttttttttccattttttggtAGAAAACGATTTTCTGAATTCAGTGACGTATGACAagttaatgcaaaaaaaaaattaactgaaaaaaatcgtaaattttcaACAACGCGCCACCTGTAAGGCCATTGGGCCATCTGCGTTATCCTGTAGTCATGCGCATTTCGTTCTGTTGCACCGTCTCGTATCGGGTGTCTCTAAAACTACCGCAGATGAAGCTTTGAAGTAAGTATGTTATGACAGAAGTGACATGCATAACAAATATGTGAGACAACTGACGGAAAGCCATGGACAGGTCTACTGGAAACGTCACAGTTCACTTCGTGGAAGGTTTCTGCACACTTTttgtatatgaaattttctctAGAGGCCGCTGCGAATGTTGTCggataaaaacttaaatatctcgGGAAGGGAAGGACCCTTAGAGGGCGCTCTGTTATGAAGTCTGGAACGTTCGTAGTTATAGCTTCGCCCGTTTTttcggaacaccctgtacgaaAATGAACGCGATCTGTTCGTTAATGCAGTTTGATTCCCTCATTCAGGCTGGCGattttgcaattaatttaGCAGAACTATTGGAGAGGCGATATCTGGACACGGCAATAGCGGACAGCCGGAATTAATCGGGACAGCCTGATAGGGGacgttgaatttttcaaaagctcTAATTGGGTCTTTCGGCtgaatatctcagaaactggGGATGTTTTAAGGGAGGAAAACCGAGTTCGAATCCCTTTAAAGTTTTGCTTAAAATGGATCAGTCAGTGCCTTTCTGTCCGCTGAAGAACTGCATAAGACGCTAATGGACAAGTTTTACACACCGATTAGTGGAGCGCTGGAATTGCATACGATTCTCAGCTAAAACTAGTAGAGAATAGCTTCCACCCCTGGCCAAGGGCTCGGACGAGCACCCTGGTAACCTCCCTCGGAATCTTAGAGCCCCTTGCCCGCACTGCTTTTGCTAATTTTTCCTGGATTCCGAACCGATTCGTCACCGTAACGTTAACGAGGGTGCTCCTCCGAGCCCTTAGCAAGGGGTGAAAGGTTATTCTCACGTAGTTTTTACTGGGGATAGCGTGCAATGCCGCCCCTTCTGAGGGGCTACCGCCCAATCCCCTCAAACGCTTCTACCCAAAACGGGACGAATGATGTACCGATCAATGATCGAAATCACGTTTCAGGCCTACTCCTTGGTCAAATATGATCAAAGAAATCATGCTGTTTATGTTGTGCTTGTCCACGCTAACGAGCTCCTGCGCCAAGGCCTATCCAACCACTAGCGAAGATTATAAGCTTATTGAGAGAGATGTAAGTAAGTACCTGTCTTAAGTGACTCGATTAAACTAAGCGATTTTTCATTCAGCCGATACGTACTATTAAAGCCTTAAGGCCGCACCGGTTACGCCTTAATAAGCCATGCGATCAGGCCACCTTAAAAATCGGGGAGAATGTGCGCCGGTGCGCCCCAGCATCTCGGAAACGAGAAGAGATTTTGCTAAGCGGCTTGTGCACACATTTGGGGGGGGGATATTAATCGAGGCCATAAATTtgcgttattttttaaggttattGCTCTGTATGTTTTCGAGATACCGGCATTCAAAGTAGTGGCGAAACGTACGTAGGTGCCACCTTCCTTTGGACATCGAAAAAGTATGTAAAATACGAATTTCTGATGTCTTGACGAAGCGCGTCGCAGTCAGAAAAACGCTGAGTGCGCAAGTCCAATATGGCGCCCGCgaggaaaaacaaaatcgaTGATGGCGgcggaaaatcgaaacgtcgcaCTGAAATGTGACAACGCCGCGCCGTAGGAGAATTGTAGAATTGCTGCGGCGATGAGGCCCCGATCACTTTGTCTGGGCGAATGAGACggaaaaaagataaaaatcgttcttttttcctttttaataaatcatcgattttttcattttcttaccTTGAACAACCACTTCGTGAACTCCGACCTGCGCAGTCTGGCCCGAACTCAACCGATCTGGTACCTTTCGCGGTTGCCGAGATCCAGAAACTGCTACCCCCGTCCATCGGTCAAACGTCGCCGCTATTTTTAGTGGGGGGagggaaaaaaaaaagatgaaataaCGTTTATTTTGTGTCTTCCAGTATGCCAGTCCAGGTGCCCATCAGCTGGCCAGTTGGTTAGCTTCGCAGCTGCGCCCGAAGGAGCTGGTACCATCAGTTGAAATCCCAGTGGTTCCCTATCGCCTGCCAGTGCACAACGGCAAGCGCAACTCCGAAGTGACCAACGCTATGATGACCGCAGAGGAGACCCAGAAACTGTACCGCGAAGGTCGCAAATAAGGAACCACCCCCGCGTCTCGTGACGACACTTGGCATGCATTAATACATTGTTAAACTCCCCCAATGAGCTCCCCTCATCGTACATAAAGCACTTATATGCAAAGCTTTTTGGCGTTTCAATTAGAATTATGGTTTTTAGAGAAACATTTTTGGTTTTGtagaaaatgtaattaaaactgTTAGATATAAATAAGCGAGCTTATCTAAAGAAATGGATAACATCCTTAACGGACCAAGAACCTTACCTACGCCTTAAAAATAGCCAGAGGTCAACTAACGTGGACGTCGGTTCCGACCCAGGAACTGGATCACACGAAGCAGCTTTGCAGTGtataaaattcgattttacaATTGTGGCATCCACAATGCAACTGCGAACGCAGCCGCACGAAACAATCGACGTGCGCCCTATACCGACAACGTAAACGTGTCACCGACTACGTTCGAGAAGCGAAATTTCCAGACTGTCGGTCCGCAACGTTCGGAATttcgttaaataaattaaatccatAAAATCCTAATTactacaaaaatgaaaaaaaattacgaatttgACCCTCATCGCCTCTAGCCTGGCGGTCACTTTGGTGTTTCGTCCAGCGAAGGCAGCTGCCAGTCTTAGCTTCTTCTCTGGCTGAACTTAACCTACTGGACCAGCTTCGCTCACCCCTGACAGGTGATCAGAATACCCTGATTTCGTTCTGAGGCCTATCGCACAGGTCGTCATCCAAGTACATCAGGTACGAGAACGTGAAATACAGCGCTGGGGCGCTGAGGAGGTGCCAAACGTCATGTCTGTCATAGAAGCTCATGAAAATGCACCCCTGGTTCCACTGCCGAGACTCCGCAGGGGTCACCTACGTTAAAGAGAGGAACCGGGAATCGTGCCCGATCGATTTTCCTAGAATGACCGCTCACCGTCCACAACGTTGCTGCGTCCAAAAAGAAGATCGAGGACGCTATCCAGAAGCACAGGCCCAAGACGCCGAAGAGGAGAGACTCGATGCATATTTTCTCCGAGTAGATCATCTGGATTCGCTCAGGGTTAATCGGCCGAAGCCTGATTGGGGTCTTATACATACCTTCGTAACTGTGTAGAAGGAGATGTGGAGGACTGTGTTAGCCAGGAGCAGACCCAGGAGGAATGTGCCGAAATCGGTGACACTGTAGATGTAAATGTACACTCCGACCCCGAGGATGCTGAAATTTGCGACATTCGCTAGGACGACCAGAACAAACCGGGCTGGGGATCAAAGACATGTGTGAGCACACCTGATGAAGATTTCGTAATAAGTACGGTCAGACATACGTACATTTCTTCAGGGGGACGAAGGTCTCTTTGCAGAACCCGGACTTCTGGATGCAGTTGTAGAACTGTTTCATTCCATCCACCGCAAAGTTCAAGTAGTAGATTTTCAGGGATAAAATCAAGATGAGAACGAAATATCCCACTAGAAATATCACCCAAATAACGAGCGATCCGTCCAAAATCCCCATCATTGctggaattgaaaaattcaacttGTAATGGACAGTTGCGGCGAGAGAGCTGCAGGACAATATGAGTTCAGGACACTCGCGCGCTTGTGGCATTCGCCCACTTGTTCTCGCATGTTCGAAATGTCCTCGCAAAGCGAACGCGAGTCCCAACAGCCCCACTGGTCAAGTTTACTTCGACCTGCCAGAAATGATCTTTTATAACGATGTAAACCACACTCGTCATCCCATCCATACTTCCCGGAAACCCCTTGGCCGACTTACGTAACGAGCGAAGAGACTCTTACCGCACGGGCGCAACATGTTGCGCACGAGCCGCAGGCGAGAGCGCGCCTCGCGAGCGATAGCACGAATTTTTGGAGATTTGTCTCCGTACGAGCGTTGCCGGACTGTCTGCGGTTTCCGAGATTTTTGggggaaaattattttgcctCAAATGAGAAGTAGAGTTaaggaaaattaaatgtcGTGAGGGATTGATTGGAGGGAGGGGGAGTCCGAAGTATGTTTGGGGGACAGCGCAACCCTGGTGAAGAGTCCTCCTTGAGATATCCACCAGTTGGGGGTATATAAACTCTCCGCTCCCGCCCGGATTGGAGAGGGGTTCAAACGTTTCCACCCCCCACCCCCCTGGCTGCGCATATGCATTAATAGACAATTCGCAGCTTCTCTCCGTTCGTTCGGTAATGATGATGGTAAACGAATGCAGCACTTCTAACTTACCTATGAAAATCGCTATTCCTACGACACTAAACGTAGCATAAGCAGTAGCATTGATGTCGGGATGACGGTTTTGGTACAGCTTCACCATGATAAGCACTGCCATGACGTACATGAAGCTGGTGTctaaaatttgtcaatttttagcACTTTTTCGGACAATTTCGTCCGAAAATCCGGCGTTTTAATTAACGATTGAGGCTATAAATGAATCATTGATCCCCGCTGCAATCCGTCACTCACCAAATTGATAGTTTGATTGGCTGGGGCAGATGTGGTAACAGGCAGAGAGGACTCCCTCGATCGTCAGGGCAAGGCCCATAGCGTAGAATAGGCCATAATGCACTGGAATTCCCTTATCCTACGGCAAATTCAATCGCTATGAATAGTGATAACTTCCAGTGCCGTGAAAGCAGCGCCGAAGGGGCCATAGACGCCCGCTGCTGGCCAGAACGGCCCCCGACCGACGACTGACGGTGCGTTACCTTAGTGATTCTTATTTTATACTGCCTGTCCATCACCCCAATAATGAAAAACAGCCCTATTAAGAAGTACCCCATATTGGAATAAATATGGTTAAAGTCGCTGAAGCCAAATGCCGGATGAGCACACAAGAAGTTGTAGTAACACATGTCCTGATTCCCAGTCAGGTTCACCACCTGAAGCACATAAAATGCACATGAGTTAGGTAAAAGACAGAGAGGCCGATTCCATTTACTCTTTGGTAAGTGACCACCAGCTGAATTACAGGGATGCTGTAAAAGAGGGCGATGCTGGCTGTATGCGACAGGTAATTGAACGCTCTTTGTTTGATCCTCTTTGGGTACTTGGCGAAAGTGTCCACTGTAAGGTTCTTCGACAAGAGGATTTCATTTACCTCATCTTCGGTGAGGGGCTCGATGTGGTCCTGTATCCTGATTGCTGggaaaaagatttaatttaatttaacttaatttaacttaatttaacttaatttaacttaatttaacttaatttaacttaatttaacttaatttaacttaatttaacttaatttaacttaatttaacttaatttaatttaatttagtttaacttattttaataaagtttaatttaattgaaggTTCTTTTTCGTTACGGGTAGACTGCTTCTCCTTTGACTGAAATAGAGTTGTTTTATGGGGCGATTCTCACATACCTTTGACCTTCAACTTCGATATCGCGCCATATCTATTGAACACGAAGGTGATCCCTGTGAACACGAGCCCGAAGGCTAATATTGCCGATAGGATGATCACACAAGCTAGGAGATACTCGTACACGCTGATGCTGTTCTTTATCACAAATGAGACTTGAGACACGATGGAATTTTCGGTGATCATGCTGTATCTGATAAAGGGAATTACGGAACTCTCTTGGCTGCAGTCGTAGTCGTCCGCCTTGGCGACGACCACCAGGAAGAACCCCGTGGGAAACCTCCGCTTCTgtcaaattgaataaaaccaCGAGTTCGCCCCAAACAACTCGGACTTTACTCACGGAGATGGTCATGGCGCCTTTCTTGTTCACTGTCTGGTAAATGCCCTCGTACTTGATGTC
The sequence above is drawn from the Euwallacea fornicatus isolate EFF26 chromosome 38, ASM4011564v1, whole genome shotgun sequence genome and encodes:
- the LOC136349569 gene encoding uncharacterized protein, which produces MIKIAPLIFIASLTSTLNATALRCDLIDPRERDADLCWKQLSHGGYPSVAQVLTGAQEEVPVPVSTRNAELSSALMQLYGMGKLNGNKRNPEFSRDVMRFMSDINQYKEG
- the LOC136349570 gene encoding uncharacterized protein; amino-acid sequence: MIKEIMLFMLCLSTLTSSCAKAYPTTSEDYKLIERDYASPGAHQLASWLASQLRPKELVPSVEIPVVPYRLPVHNGKRNSEVTNAMMTAEETQKLYREGRK
- the LOC136349554 gene encoding SID1 transmembrane family member 1-like — protein: METGYSCLILLIVASSTGHELTIEKRTAVFEAVTDLELNATVEYILTYPDSKALNPYTVKAWSSNADKDFPILLVVRQARQVSSWTIPETVETSQKNKTLVFYNTSKTLCHDDLEDVINPVFDVEPLKISQTFIVAVSTSSPRTVNISIALTEEKDFFMGQDTNYTVKVSPSQSKFKFFSFNKNVSDTVVVVVESSDDVCLTVSVQDSRCPVMDSNKDIKYEGIYQTVNKKGAMTISKRRFPTGFFLVVVAKADDYDCSQESSVIPFIRYSMITENSIVSQVSFVIKNSISVYEYLLACVIILSAILAFGLVFTGITFVFNRYGAISKLKVKAIRIQDHIEPLTEDEVNEILLSKNLTVDTFAKYPKRIKQRAFNYLSHTASIALFYSIPVIQLVVTYQRVVNLTGNQDMCYYNFLCAHPAFGFSDFNHIYSNMGYFLIGLFFIIGVMDRQYKIRITKDKGIPVHYGLFYAMGLALTIEGVLSACYHICPSQSNYQFDTSFMYVMAVLIMVKLYQNRHPDINATAYATFSVVGIAIFIAMMGILDGSLVIWVIFLVGYFVLILILSLKIYYLNFAVDGMKQFYNCIQKSGFCKETFVPLKKSRFVLVVLANVANFSILGVGVYIYIYSVTDFGTFLLGLLLANTVLHISFYTVTKMIYSEKICIESLLFGVLGLCFWIASSIFFLDAATLWTVTPAESRQWNQGCIFMSFYDRHDVWHLLSAPALYFTFSYLMYLDDDLCDRPQNEIRVF